Proteins from one Syntrophaceae bacterium genomic window:
- a CDS encoding glycerol-3-phosphate acyltransferase: MTDCLLWAGAVYAAASVNFAILVLAILGKGDPRGRFSGNAGTTNVYRMAGPFWAAAVLLLDVGRAVAAAILGMMFLPPEQVPWLGLALVAGNRFPCFHGFRGGKGVAAYLGFAGALAPWAAVLAAALWVFVFSVARVPFVASFFMIAALAAGEGLAAGGSAGTAVAVTATVLLILAGHRRNLREVRGGQKAEASAIESETGKTGPEAG; the protein is encoded by the coding sequence GTGACGGACTGCCTGCTATGGGCGGGGGCCGTCTATGCCGCCGCCTCGGTGAACTTCGCCATCCTCGTTCTTGCCATTCTGGGGAAGGGGGATCCCCGGGGTCGCTTCAGCGGAAACGCCGGAACTACCAATGTGTACCGGATGGCCGGTCCCTTCTGGGCGGCGGCGGTCCTGCTTCTGGACGTGGGGCGGGCCGTGGCCGCGGCGATTCTGGGAATGATGTTCCTGCCCCCGGAACAGGTCCCCTGGCTGGGGCTCGCGCTGGTGGCGGGCAACCGGTTCCCCTGCTTCCATGGTTTCCGCGGCGGAAAGGGCGTGGCCGCCTACCTGGGATTCGCAGGAGCCCTGGCACCCTGGGCGGCGGTCCTGGCGGCGGCGCTCTGGGTGTTTGTCTTCTCGGTCGCTCGGGTGCCCTTTGTGGCTTCCTTTTTCATGATCGCCGCCTTGGCGGCGGGGGAAGGACTGGCCGCCGGAGGGTCTGCAGGAACCGCGGTCGCCGTCACGGCGACGGTTCTTCTGATCCTGGCGGGCCACCGGCGGAACCTGCGGGAAGTCCGGGGAGGACAGAAGGCGGAGGCTTCCGCGATCGAGTCGGAGACAGGAAAAACCGGCCCGGAGGCGGGCTGA
- a CDS encoding 1-acyl-sn-glycerol-3-phosphate acyltransferase, protein MNATRPMNPRRSVSRALIDLLVTLLLWVYFLAGTLILPFYGLAHLFSNDREATFQGMNSRFYRGFFRLVQWLIPGLSLRIGADVRTLRSTVIVSNHLSYLDPILFLSIFDRQKTIVRSDFFHYPLFGWVLKTAGYLPSSANGDLFSTLMIKRVEDMDRYLSTGGNLFIFPEGTRSRDGLRRPFSRGAFRIAARCRAPLGVVRIANTHRLFPPDRFLFRTGIREPVTIELLALLHPDWDAPDFSLNDLIGRVQALYDERELQEQERVFAEAACPDGERPAEGTGTP, encoded by the coding sequence ATGAATGCAACGCGACCCATGAACCCCCGCCGCTCCGTTTCCAGGGCGCTGATCGACCTCCTGGTGACGCTCCTGCTATGGGTATATTTTCTGGCGGGCACGCTGATTCTGCCTTTCTATGGACTGGCGCACCTGTTCTCGAACGACCGGGAAGCGACGTTCCAGGGGATGAACAGCCGTTTCTACCGGGGTTTCTTCCGCCTGGTCCAGTGGCTGATCCCCGGGCTTTCCCTCCGGATCGGGGCGGACGTCCGCACGCTTCGCTCGACGGTGATCGTCTCGAATCACCTGTCCTATCTCGATCCGATTCTGTTCCTCTCCATCTTCGACCGGCAGAAGACGATCGTCCGGAGCGATTTTTTCCACTATCCGCTTTTCGGTTGGGTCCTGAAAACGGCGGGCTACCTCCCCTCCTCTGCGAACGGGGATCTCTTCTCAACCCTCATGATCAAGCGGGTTGAGGACATGGACCGGTACCTCTCCACGGGCGGGAATCTCTTCATTTTCCCCGAGGGGACGCGGAGCCGGGACGGCCTCCGGCGCCCCTTCAGCCGGGGGGCCTTCCGGATCGCCGCCCGCTGCCGCGCGCCGCTCGGTGTAGTCAGGATCGCGAACACCCACCGGCTGTTCCCGCCGGACCGATTTCTCTTTCGTACGGGCATCCGGGAGCCGGTAACGATCGAGTTGCTGGCGCTTTTGCACCCCGACTGGGATGCACCGGACTTTTCACTCAATGACCTGATCGGCCGGGTTCAGGCCCTGTACGACGAGCGGGAGCTTCAGGAACAGGAGAGGGTTTTTGCGGAAGCAGCCTGCCCCGACGGAGAGCGGCCGGCAGAAGGGACAGGGACGCCGTGA
- a CDS encoding BtrH N-terminal domain-containing protein yields the protein MKHVIDFEHRHYGHCESGVVSGLLRHSGLDLSEAMVFGLASAIMFAYIPFLRMNNMPTISYRILPRTIISGIQSRLGVPFRKRTYRDPRRAMEELVDFMRRGQIVGLQTSAYWLTYFPPEMRFQFNVHNLIVFGVEDGEFLVSDPVFEHPVRIPAADLENARFARGVMAPKGFVYHPEGVPSSVDLPVLIRKAIARTLFMMLSSPPPFGIRGIFYLARKIERMERSKDGRYIRLFLGHMVRMQEEIGTGGGGFRFMYAAFLQEAADILHSALLGEASWKMTEAGDQWRTFALACARIIRQRDGAPDLKEIAALLRRCGEVERDVYVLLKKGI from the coding sequence TTGAAGCACGTCATCGACTTCGAACACCGTCATTACGGGCACTGCGAGAGCGGCGTCGTTTCGGGTCTTCTCCGGCACAGCGGGCTCGACCTCTCGGAGGCGATGGTTTTCGGGCTCGCCAGTGCCATCATGTTTGCCTACATCCCGTTCCTCCGGATGAACAACATGCCCACCATCTCCTACCGGATCCTCCCCCGGACCATCATCAGCGGCATCCAGAGCCGCCTCGGCGTTCCCTTCCGGAAGCGGACCTACCGGGACCCCCGCCGGGCGATGGAGGAACTGGTCGATTTCATGCGGAGAGGTCAGATCGTGGGGCTCCAGACCTCGGCGTACTGGCTCACGTACTTCCCCCCGGAGATGCGATTCCAGTTCAACGTCCACAACCTGATCGTATTCGGGGTCGAAGACGGAGAGTTCCTGGTGAGCGATCCCGTTTTCGAGCATCCCGTCCGCATCCCGGCGGCGGACCTGGAGAATGCCCGTTTCGCCCGGGGCGTCATGGCCCCGAAGGGTTTCGTCTACCACCCCGAAGGGGTCCCGTCGTCGGTCGACCTGCCGGTCCTGATCCGGAAAGCGATTGCCCGGACCCTCTTCATGATGCTTTCCTCGCCGCCGCCCTTCGGGATCCGCGGGATCTTCTACCTGGCCCGGAAGATCGAACGGATGGAGCGGAGCAAAGACGGCCGCTATATTCGCCTGTTCCTCGGGCACATGGTGCGGATGCAGGAGGAGATCGGAACCGGGGGGGGAGGCTTTCGCTTCATGTATGCCGCTTTTCTCCAGGAGGCGGCGGATATCCTGCACTCGGCCCTCCTGGGAGAGGCGTCCTGGAAAATGACCGAGGCAGGGGACCAGTGGCGGACCTTCGCCCTGGCTTGCGCCCGGATCATCCGGCAGCGCGACGGTGCTCCGGATCTGAAGGAAATCGCTGCACTGCTCCGCCGCTGCGGCGAGGTGGAGCGGGACGTGTATGTCCTGCTGAAAAAGGGAATCTGA
- a CDS encoding radical SAM protein yields MRIALVQPAGSNWVRGRRDMAAVANRMAPLGLLSIAAWLEREGHEVSVLDCLGPGAAPGAEAVVRSLLGFHPDLVGFSTTTSSFLDGHALAVRLKEADPGIRTVFGGVHVSAVGGALLERFAAIDYLCPGEGEVTLAALAGGGDPQEIDGLIRRDGERVVANRDRKPLEDLDCLPFPAYHLLRGFPRGYNLPLFSHIRTPGATLVTSRGCPYRCSYCDRSVFRQSYRMNSPEYIHEHLGHLRRHFGVRHVNIYDDLFTAHRPRIAELCRLLCSRPLGIQFNCAVRAGHTDRELLKMLKEAGCLMVSVGVESGEPELLARHKAGVTLEEIRETVAMIRESGLRAKGLFMMGLPGETEESIRKTSDFCLSLGLDDMNMAKFTPFPGAPVWSTIREEGTFEEDWPLMNCLNFVFVPRGIASRDRLDELYNRHVKRFYTDPGWRRRLIRRTWQHRWSLWYLFIHLPQFWTAKNSFEPKGEPPS; encoded by the coding sequence ATGCGCATCGCCCTGGTCCAGCCGGCGGGGTCCAACTGGGTCCGGGGCCGGCGGGACATGGCCGCCGTGGCCAACCGGATGGCTCCGCTGGGCCTCCTCTCCATTGCCGCCTGGCTCGAGCGAGAGGGGCACGAGGTGTCCGTCTTGGACTGCCTGGGGCCCGGTGCCGCGCCGGGTGCGGAGGCGGTAGTCCGGAGCCTGCTTGGATTCCACCCCGACCTGGTGGGATTCTCCACCACAACATCCAGCTTTCTCGACGGCCATGCCCTGGCGGTGCGCCTGAAGGAGGCCGATCCGGGGATCCGGACCGTCTTTGGGGGCGTTCACGTATCGGCCGTCGGCGGGGCGCTCCTGGAGCGATTCGCGGCCATCGATTATCTCTGCCCCGGCGAGGGGGAGGTCACGCTGGCGGCACTGGCCGGTGGCGGGGATCCACAGGAGATCGACGGCCTCATCCGGCGCGACGGGGAACGCGTCGTCGCCAACCGGGACCGCAAACCGCTGGAGGACCTGGATTGCCTTCCTTTCCCCGCTTATCACCTGCTCCGGGGGTTTCCGAGGGGCTATAACCTGCCTCTCTTCAGCCACATCCGGACGCCGGGGGCCACCCTGGTGACAAGCCGCGGCTGTCCCTACCGCTGCAGCTACTGCGACCGGTCCGTCTTCCGGCAGTCCTACCGCATGAACTCGCCGGAATACATCCACGAGCACCTGGGCCACCTGCGGCGGCATTTCGGCGTGCGCCATGTCAATATTTACGACGATCTTTTTACGGCCCATCGCCCGCGGATCGCCGAACTCTGCCGGCTTCTGTGCTCCCGGCCCCTGGGGATCCAGTTCAACTGCGCCGTCCGGGCGGGCCATACGGACAGGGAACTGCTCAAGATGCTCAAGGAGGCGGGGTGCCTGATGGTTTCCGTGGGTGTCGAGTCGGGGGAGCCGGAGCTCTTGGCCCGTCACAAGGCCGGGGTGACCCTGGAAGAGATCCGTGAGACCGTGGCCATGATCCGGGAGAGCGGTCTTCGGGCAAAGGGGCTGTTCATGATGGGACTCCCCGGCGAGACCGAGGAATCGATCCGGAAGACCAGCGACTTCTGCCTGTCCTTGGGACTGGACGACATGAACATGGCCAAGTTCACCCCGTTCCCGGGAGCGCCCGTCTGGAGCACCATCCGGGAGGAGGGGACCTTCGAGGAGGACTGGCCGCTGATGAACTGCCTGAACTTCGTCTTCGTTCCCCGGGGCATCGCCTCGCGGGATCGCCTCGACGAGCTGTACAACCGGCACGTGAAGCGGTTCTACACCGATCCAGGCTGGCGGCGCCGTTTGATTCGCCGGACATGGCAGCACCGCTGGAGCCTCTGGTACCTGTTCATCCACCTGCCCCAGTTCTGGACGGCGAAGAACTCCTTTGAACCGAAGGGAGAACCGCCCTCGTAA
- a CDS encoding acyl carrier protein, with product MDNLKQELKTKIISTLGLMDVGPEDIDEAGALVGGDLGLDSIDVLELVMMIEKDYGVKIDNKELGVKVFASLNALAAYIIENRTK from the coding sequence ATGGACAATCTGAAGCAGGAACTGAAAACGAAGATTATTTCCACACTGGGCCTGATGGATGTGGGCCCGGAGGATATCGACGAAGCTGGTGCGCTGGTCGGTGGGGACCTGGGTCTGGACTCCATCGACGTGCTCGAACTGGTGATGATGATCGAGAAGGATTACGGGGTCAAGATCGACAACAAGGAACTGGGAGTCAAGGTCTTTGCCTCCCTCAACGCCCTGGCCGCATACATTATCGAGAACCGGACGAAATAG